A single window of Lonchura striata isolate bLonStr1 chromosome 20, bLonStr1.mat, whole genome shotgun sequence DNA harbors:
- the MYO1C gene encoding unconventional myosin-Ic isoform X2 has product MKFRGGGLGANGIRLTMESALTARDRVGVQDFVLLENFTSEAAFIENLRKRFKENLIYTYIGSVLVSVNPYKELEIYTKQNMERYRGVSFYEVSPHLYAIADNSYRSLRTERKDQCILISGESGAGKTEATKKILQYYAVTCPASQQVETVKDRLLQSNPVLEAFGNAKTLRNDNSSRFGKYMDVQFDYRGAPVGGHILNYLLEKSRVVHQNHGERNFHIFYQLLEGGEEDLLRRLGLEKNPQQYHYLVKGHCARVSSINDKNEWKIMRRALSVIGFNDSEVEDLLSIVASVLHLGNVQFAADEQGNAQVTTENQIKYLARLLAVDGSVLRDALIHKKIIAKGEELVSPLNLEQAAYARDALAKAVYGRTFSWLVNKVNKSLAYKEEKFPGWRSTTVLGLLDIYGFEVFQHNSFEQFCINYCNEKLQQLFIELTLKSEQEEYESEGIAWEPVQYFNNKIICDLVEEKFKGIISILDEECLRPGDATDTTFLEKLEETVKNHPHFLTHKLADQKTRKSLGREEFRLSHYAGDVTYSVAGFLDKNNDLLFRNLKETMCNSENPIINQCFDRTELTDKKRPETAATQFKNSLSKLMEILMSKEPSYIRCMKPNDAKQADRFDEVLIRHQVKYLGLMENLRVRRAGFAYRRKYEVFLQRYKSLCPETWPTWDGRPYDGVAVLVKHLGYKPEEYKMGRTKIFIRFPKTLFATEDALEVRKQSLATKMQATWRGFYRRKKFLTMKHSAITIQSWWRGTLGRRKAAKRKWAVETIRRFIKGFIYRNHPRCPENEYFLDYIRFSFLMNLKRNLPKNVLDKSWPTPPPSLCEASQLLRRLCMQNMVWTYCKRISPEWKQQLEQKVIASEIFKGKKDNYPQSVPRLFINTRLGREEINTKVLQALESEALKYAVPVVKYDRRGYKARARQLLLTQSSAIVVEESKIKQRIDYSNLTGISVSSLSDNLFVLHVHCEDNKQKGDVVLQSDHVIETLTKAAILANKINNININQGSIKFTAGQGKEGIIDFISGSELLIAKAKNGHLTVVAPRLNSR; this is encoded by the exons atgAAGTTCCGAGGCGGG GGATTGGGAGCCAACGGCATCCGGCTGACCATGGAGAGCGCTCTGACGGCCCGGGACCGCGTCGGGGTGCAGGACTTTGTCCTGCTGGAAAACTTCACCAGCGAAGCTGCATTCATTGAAAACCTGAGGAAACGCTTCAAGGAGAACCTGATCTAT ACCTACATTGGCTCTGTGCTGGTGTCTGTGAATCCCTACAAGGAACTGGAAATCTATACGAAGCAGAACATGGAGCGCTACCGCGGCGTCAGCTTCTATGAAGTTTCTCCTCACCT CTACGCCATCGCGGACAACTCGTACCGCTCGCTGCGCACCGAGAGGAAGGACCAGTGCATCCTCATCTCCGGCGAGAGCGGCGCCGGCAAAACCGAGGCCACCAAGAAGATCCTGCAGTACTACGCTGTCACCTGCCCCGCCAGCCAGCAGGTCGAGACCGTCAAGGACCGGCTGCTGCAGTCCAACCCCGTCCTGGAG GCCTTTGGAAATGCAAAAACCCTTCGGAATGACAACTCCAGTCGGTTTGGGAAGTACATGGATGTGCAGTTTGATTACAGG GGGGCTCCTGTCGGGGGCCACATCTTGAACTACCTCCTGGAGAAATCCCGAGTTGTGCACCAGAACCACGGCGAGAGGAACTTCCACATCTTCTAccagctgctggagggaggggaggaggaccTGCTGAGGAGGCTGGGCCTTGAGAAGAACCCACAGCAGTATCACTATTTAGTAAAG GGTCACTGTGCAAGGGTCAGTTCCATAAATGACAAAAATGAGTGGAAGATCATGAGGAGAGCCCTGTCAGTTATCGGCTTCAATGACAGTGAGGTGGAG GATTTGCTGAGCATTGTGGCCAGtgtcctgcacctggggaatgtCCAGTTTGCTGCTGATGAGCAGGGGAATGCTCAGGTCACCACAGAGAATCAGATTAAATACCTGGCCAGG ctgctggcagtggaTGGCTCTGTTCTTCGGGATGCACTGATCCACAAGAAGATCATAGCAAAAGGGGAGGAG ctggtgagTCCCCTGAACCTGGAGCAGGCAGCCTACGCCAGGGACGCCCTCGCCAAGGCCGTCTACGGCCGCACCTTCTCCTGGCTGGTCAACAAGGTCAACAAATCCCTGGCTTACAAG GAAGAGAAGTTTCCAGGCTGGAGAAGTACAACAGTTCTAGGATTGCTGGATATCTATGGGTTTGAGGTTTTCCAGCACAACAG CTTTGAGCAGTTTTGTATTAATTATTGCAATGAAAAGTTGCAGCAGCTCTTCATAGAGCTGACCCTGAAGTCAGAGCAGGAGGAGTACGAGTCCGAGGGCATCGCG TGGGAACCAGTTCAGTATTtcaataacaaaataatttgtgattTGGTGGAAGAGAAATTCAAAGGCATCATTTCTATTTTG GATGAGGAGTGTCTGAGACCTGGGGATGCCACAGACACAACATTCTTGGAGAAACTGGAGGAGACTGTGAAGAACCACCCTCATTTTCTCAC GCACAAACTCGCTGACCAGAAGACGCGCAAGTCGCTGGGGCGGGAGGAGTTCCGGCTCTCGCACTACGCTGGGGATGTCACCTACAGTGTTGCAG gTTTTCTCGATAAAAACAACGACCTTCTCTTCCGGAACCTGAAGGAG ACCATGTGCAACTCGGAGAACCCCATCATAAACCAGTGCTTTGATAGGACAGAGCTGACAGACAAAAAGAGACCTGAAACG gcAGCAACTCAGTTCAAAAACAGCCTCTCCAAACTCATGGAAATCCTGATGTCCAAAGAACCCTCCTACATTCGCTGCATGAAACCCAACGATGCCAAGCAGGCTG ACCGATTTGATGAAGTCCTGATCCGACACCAGGTGAAATACCTGGGGCTGATGGAGAACCTCCGGGTGCGCAGAGCCGGCTTCGCCTACCGCAGAAAATACGAGGTTTTCCTGCAGAG GTACAAATCCCTGTGTCCAGAGACGTGGCCCACATGGGATGGCCGGCCCTATGatggggtggctgtgctggtgaAGCATCTTGGCTACAAACCAGAAGAATACAAAATGGGACG AACAAAGATTTTTATCCGCTTTCCCAAGACCTTGTTTGCCACAGAAGATGCTCTGGAAGTGAGGAAGCAGAGTCTGG CCACAAAAATGCAGGCGACGTGGAGAGGTTTCTACCGCCGGAAGAAATTCCTGACCATGAAACACTCAG CCATCACCATCCAGTCCTGGTGGAGGGGAACCCTGGGACGCCGAAAAGCTGCCAAGAGGAAATGGGCAGTGGAGACAATCAGGAG GTTCATTAAAGGCTTCATTTACCGGAACCACCCGCGGTGCCCAGAGAACGAGTATTTCCTGGATTACATCCGATTCTCCTTCCTGATGAACCTCAAGAGGAACTTACCAAAAAATGTCTTGGACAAATCATGGCCAACTCCTCCCCCATCACTCTGTGAG GCGTCGCAGCTCCTGCGCAGGCTCTGCATGCAGAACATGGTCTGGACCTACTGCAAGAGGATCAGCCCCGAGTGGAAGCAGCAG TTGGAACAAAAAGTAATTGCCAGTGAGATTTTCAAGGGTAAAAAAGACAATTATCCTCAGAGTGTTCCCAGGCTCTTCATCAACACTCGACTGG gtagagaagaaataaatactAAAGTCCTTCAGGCATTAGAAAGTGAAGCACTTAAG TATGCAGTGCCCGTGGTCAAGTACGACAGGAGGGGCTACAAGGCGAGGGCacggcagctgctgctcacccaGAGCTCGGCCATCGTGGTGGAGGAGTCCAAGATCAAGCAGCGCATCGACTACTCCAACCTGACAG
- the MYO1C gene encoding unconventional myosin-Ic isoform X1, with translation MESALTARDRVGVQDFVLLENFTSEAAFIENLRKRFKENLIYTYIGSVLVSVNPYKELEIYTKQNMERYRGVSFYEVSPHLYAIADNSYRSLRTERKDQCILISGESGAGKTEATKKILQYYAVTCPASQQVETVKDRLLQSNPVLEAFGNAKTLRNDNSSRFGKYMDVQFDYRGAPVGGHILNYLLEKSRVVHQNHGERNFHIFYQLLEGGEEDLLRRLGLEKNPQQYHYLVKGHCARVSSINDKNEWKIMRRALSVIGFNDSEVEDLLSIVASVLHLGNVQFAADEQGNAQVTTENQIKYLARLLAVDGSVLRDALIHKKIIAKGEELVSPLNLEQAAYARDALAKAVYGRTFSWLVNKVNKSLAYKEEKFPGWRSTTVLGLLDIYGFEVFQHNSFEQFCINYCNEKLQQLFIELTLKSEQEEYESEGIAWEPVQYFNNKIICDLVEEKFKGIISILDEECLRPGDATDTTFLEKLEETVKNHPHFLTHKLADQKTRKSLGREEFRLSHYAGDVTYSVAGFLDKNNDLLFRNLKETMCNSENPIINQCFDRTELTDKKRPETAATQFKNSLSKLMEILMSKEPSYIRCMKPNDAKQADRFDEVLIRHQVKYLGLMENLRVRRAGFAYRRKYEVFLQRYKSLCPETWPTWDGRPYDGVAVLVKHLGYKPEEYKMGRTKIFIRFPKTLFATEDALEVRKQSLATKMQATWRGFYRRKKFLTMKHSAITIQSWWRGTLGRRKAAKRKWAVETIRRFIKGFIYRNHPRCPENEYFLDYIRFSFLMNLKRNLPKNVLDKSWPTPPPSLCEASQLLRRLCMQNMVWTYCKRISPEWKQQLEQKVIASEIFKGKKDNYPQSVPRLFINTRLGREEINTKVLQALESEALKYAVPVVKYDRRGYKARARQLLLTQSSAIVVEESKIKQRIDYSNLTGISVSSLSDNLFVLHVHCEDNKQKGDVVLQSDHVIETLTKAAILANKINNININQGSIKFTAGQGKEGIIDFISGSELLIAKAKNGHLTVVAPRLNSR, from the exons ATGGAGAGCGCTCTGACGGCCCGGGACCGCGTCGGGGTGCAGGACTTTGTCCTGCTGGAAAACTTCACCAGCGAAGCTGCATTCATTGAAAACCTGAGGAAACGCTTCAAGGAGAACCTGATCTAT ACCTACATTGGCTCTGTGCTGGTGTCTGTGAATCCCTACAAGGAACTGGAAATCTATACGAAGCAGAACATGGAGCGCTACCGCGGCGTCAGCTTCTATGAAGTTTCTCCTCACCT CTACGCCATCGCGGACAACTCGTACCGCTCGCTGCGCACCGAGAGGAAGGACCAGTGCATCCTCATCTCCGGCGAGAGCGGCGCCGGCAAAACCGAGGCCACCAAGAAGATCCTGCAGTACTACGCTGTCACCTGCCCCGCCAGCCAGCAGGTCGAGACCGTCAAGGACCGGCTGCTGCAGTCCAACCCCGTCCTGGAG GCCTTTGGAAATGCAAAAACCCTTCGGAATGACAACTCCAGTCGGTTTGGGAAGTACATGGATGTGCAGTTTGATTACAGG GGGGCTCCTGTCGGGGGCCACATCTTGAACTACCTCCTGGAGAAATCCCGAGTTGTGCACCAGAACCACGGCGAGAGGAACTTCCACATCTTCTAccagctgctggagggaggggaggaggaccTGCTGAGGAGGCTGGGCCTTGAGAAGAACCCACAGCAGTATCACTATTTAGTAAAG GGTCACTGTGCAAGGGTCAGTTCCATAAATGACAAAAATGAGTGGAAGATCATGAGGAGAGCCCTGTCAGTTATCGGCTTCAATGACAGTGAGGTGGAG GATTTGCTGAGCATTGTGGCCAGtgtcctgcacctggggaatgtCCAGTTTGCTGCTGATGAGCAGGGGAATGCTCAGGTCACCACAGAGAATCAGATTAAATACCTGGCCAGG ctgctggcagtggaTGGCTCTGTTCTTCGGGATGCACTGATCCACAAGAAGATCATAGCAAAAGGGGAGGAG ctggtgagTCCCCTGAACCTGGAGCAGGCAGCCTACGCCAGGGACGCCCTCGCCAAGGCCGTCTACGGCCGCACCTTCTCCTGGCTGGTCAACAAGGTCAACAAATCCCTGGCTTACAAG GAAGAGAAGTTTCCAGGCTGGAGAAGTACAACAGTTCTAGGATTGCTGGATATCTATGGGTTTGAGGTTTTCCAGCACAACAG CTTTGAGCAGTTTTGTATTAATTATTGCAATGAAAAGTTGCAGCAGCTCTTCATAGAGCTGACCCTGAAGTCAGAGCAGGAGGAGTACGAGTCCGAGGGCATCGCG TGGGAACCAGTTCAGTATTtcaataacaaaataatttgtgattTGGTGGAAGAGAAATTCAAAGGCATCATTTCTATTTTG GATGAGGAGTGTCTGAGACCTGGGGATGCCACAGACACAACATTCTTGGAGAAACTGGAGGAGACTGTGAAGAACCACCCTCATTTTCTCAC GCACAAACTCGCTGACCAGAAGACGCGCAAGTCGCTGGGGCGGGAGGAGTTCCGGCTCTCGCACTACGCTGGGGATGTCACCTACAGTGTTGCAG gTTTTCTCGATAAAAACAACGACCTTCTCTTCCGGAACCTGAAGGAG ACCATGTGCAACTCGGAGAACCCCATCATAAACCAGTGCTTTGATAGGACAGAGCTGACAGACAAAAAGAGACCTGAAACG gcAGCAACTCAGTTCAAAAACAGCCTCTCCAAACTCATGGAAATCCTGATGTCCAAAGAACCCTCCTACATTCGCTGCATGAAACCCAACGATGCCAAGCAGGCTG ACCGATTTGATGAAGTCCTGATCCGACACCAGGTGAAATACCTGGGGCTGATGGAGAACCTCCGGGTGCGCAGAGCCGGCTTCGCCTACCGCAGAAAATACGAGGTTTTCCTGCAGAG GTACAAATCCCTGTGTCCAGAGACGTGGCCCACATGGGATGGCCGGCCCTATGatggggtggctgtgctggtgaAGCATCTTGGCTACAAACCAGAAGAATACAAAATGGGACG AACAAAGATTTTTATCCGCTTTCCCAAGACCTTGTTTGCCACAGAAGATGCTCTGGAAGTGAGGAAGCAGAGTCTGG CCACAAAAATGCAGGCGACGTGGAGAGGTTTCTACCGCCGGAAGAAATTCCTGACCATGAAACACTCAG CCATCACCATCCAGTCCTGGTGGAGGGGAACCCTGGGACGCCGAAAAGCTGCCAAGAGGAAATGGGCAGTGGAGACAATCAGGAG GTTCATTAAAGGCTTCATTTACCGGAACCACCCGCGGTGCCCAGAGAACGAGTATTTCCTGGATTACATCCGATTCTCCTTCCTGATGAACCTCAAGAGGAACTTACCAAAAAATGTCTTGGACAAATCATGGCCAACTCCTCCCCCATCACTCTGTGAG GCGTCGCAGCTCCTGCGCAGGCTCTGCATGCAGAACATGGTCTGGACCTACTGCAAGAGGATCAGCCCCGAGTGGAAGCAGCAG TTGGAACAAAAAGTAATTGCCAGTGAGATTTTCAAGGGTAAAAAAGACAATTATCCTCAGAGTGTTCCCAGGCTCTTCATCAACACTCGACTGG gtagagaagaaataaatactAAAGTCCTTCAGGCATTAGAAAGTGAAGCACTTAAG TATGCAGTGCCCGTGGTCAAGTACGACAGGAGGGGCTACAAGGCGAGGGCacggcagctgctgctcacccaGAGCTCGGCCATCGTGGTGGAGGAGTCCAAGATCAAGCAGCGCATCGACTACTCCAACCTGACAG